TTTTTTGCTATTTTATTCATTTTATTTCCTTTTTTAAATATTGTTTTTTAAATTATACTTTTTGAATTTATCATCTAATCCTTTTGAACACATCAATTTTTTTATGTTGTCATGAATTTTAAAATCAAGTATATTTAAATCATTCGTATCGAATTCTACATAAATATCTCCTAATGTCTGAAATAAAAATCTTGCTGGAAGGTTTGGAAATAAAATTCCAGTCTCAAATTCATTTATAGGGATATTTGAATCAAAATCACTGTATATTTCTTCCATTATTTGCATATTTTCTGAAAATCCTATTTCTATACTGTACGCTGTTATGTTTGTTATATAGACCTTAGCAATATCAAACCAGACTATATCCATAACTCCTATATATTTATAAATTTGATTTTTGGCTTCTTCGGAAAGTTGATTTAATATGTTAGGAGTTATTTGCAGTCCAGCATATTTCACATAAAACTGTAATTCCTTATTTGAAATAAAAGGTATATTACAATATGATTCCATTATCTCCAGTTCACATTCATATTGAACAGTATTCAATTTAACTTTTACTTTCATCTTTCTCTCCTCTTTGTAATTTATAAAATTCAAAAATTCCCATTTCTCCAAGTTTTGCTACATATTCATCAATTTCTTCGATATATTCGGAAATTTTTTGTCCCTGTCCGCCAGTTGCAATAACATAAGCGTTTGGAAAGGAATTTTTGTATTGTAAAATTAATTCCTTTATTGCACCAACATTTCCATAAAAGATACCGGCATTTATTTGTGAAATTGTATTTATTCCCAAAACTGTTTCAGGATTGGTAAATTCAATTTTTGGCAAAGCGGCGGTATTGCTAAACAAGGCATTTATTGAAAGTGTGATTCCAGGAAGAATGCAGCCACCCATATAAGTGGAATCTTTTATCATGTCAAAAGTTGTGGCTGTACCAAAATCAATTATTAAAAGTTCCTTTTCTGGATACAGTTTTTTTGTGGCCAAAATGTCTACAATCCTGTCTGCACCGAGACCACGCTCCATATTTGGCAAAATTTTTATTTCATTTTCTACATTGTCAAGTGTTACAAACATTGGATTGATGTTAAAATATTTTTTTCCAAGCCTTGTAAAATTTTCGTTAATATTTGGAACAACTGATGAAACAACAATATTTTTAATATTTGAAATTTCTAAATTGCTGTTTTTTGCAAACTCCTTTAACATTACAAAAAGAGTATCTTCGGTAAATTCCAGATGTGTCGGTATTCTGAAAGTTGCTAGAATATCACCATTTTCATTATAAAAAATCGGTATAATATGTGTATTTCCAATATCAAATCCTAAAATCATTATTTTTCCTTTCTGTTAGTGATACTAATCCCCTTTTAAATAGCGGATTTATTATAAACTTATCTAATAAAGGATATAAACCCAATATTTTCAAATAATTTAAGATGTAATTTTTATTTTTTAAACAGGATTTAGTATAAATTAATCCGTCGGAGCATTTTTCTGTGCTGACAAAACTGTTTGAGCATAGCGAGTTTTTTGTCAGTGCAGGAAAATGTCGTAGACTAGCCATAGGTTGTAGGATTTGCGGCAATGAGCAATCCTACGAAAATAAAATAGAAAAAAATTGAATGATTATGAATGAACTATTCAAAAATCCTATTATAAAAATTTATTCTCATTTTTAAACGGAGTTTTAGTATGAGTTTATTAAAAGATTAAACTCAAAATCTTGTCTAACTTTAAATATATAAAGATATTTTTTTATTTTACAAACAGCTTAATATAAGCAACAATTGATAAAATAACGCCTATAATCGCTTCTCCGCTCATTAATCCATTAGAAATTAAAAGCAGATTTGAGTGAGATTTTTGTGAAATTCTGTTTCCAAAAAAACTTGCAAGTCCGCCTGAAAATACAGTTGAAGTTAAATAAAACGGTACATAGATTCCAATTCCAAAAGTTAAAACTGGTAAATTTAATAGGCTTAAAAGCAGTCCTGTTACAAGTCCAATAAAGAAAATATTCAAAAACGGAATTCCGTTTATTACTGTTGCCACAATTGAGGCTTGTAATGCTATCAAATCGGTATTTTCTACTGGACCGATAGTTTTATAGACTCTGAAAAATACAAAAAATAAGAATGTTATTACAAAAGAACTTGCGATTGAGCCGATTAATTCACCAAAAAGCTGTTCTGATGGATTTACTTTCATTTTATATCCTGATTTAAAATCGTTTAGAATATCGCCAGAAAGTCCGCATGCTACTGCTATAATGCAAGCCAGTAAAAATAACGTCAGAGTGTTTAAGTTTGTAGAAAATTTTATTCCGCCAATGTTTAATCCATTTAACATTTTATTTAAAAATGAAATTACTAGAATTGTGATTATGGCGTAAATTTCCATTGGATTAACTCCAGTCTTTCCAGTCGAATAACCTGCAATTATTGTGCATAAAATCGAGATTAGGACTAAAACTAACGCAAGAAATATAGGAAGTTTATAAATAAAAATTATTACAATTATCGAAACGGCTGATAAAATAAATAATTTGGTAATGATACTTCTATTTTCAGAATTATTCTTTGATTTATTTGAAAAAATAATTTTCAAAATTACAGCAATTCCAATTCCAATCATAAATCCCATTCCAAAACTATTTTTCATAATGGGAAAATCAGCAATTTTAAACATTTTTGCAAGCGGTTCCCCAACAAAAATAACAGCAGCGCCACCTAAAAACCAGACAAATGTATTTAAAAATCCAAGCACATACCCGATTCCGACTAAAAGAGGCGAAACATAAAAGCTGAAAGGCACATTTTTTAGTGAAACTAATGCTGGAATAATAGGAGCTTTTCCTTTTGAAAAATTAAAATCACGCAAGAGAGCAACAATAGAGCTAAATAATGTCCCAAAACCGACATAACGGATACTTCCTGTATTTTTTCCAGAATTTACAAGGTTATATGCCGCTTCTCCGATTGGAAATTCCAATTTTTCCTCTTCAATCAGCTTTGTACGAAAAATATACGATAAAAATGCTCCAGCAATACTTCCAATCAAAATAGTCAAAAATAACAGCTGCTGATTAATATCCGTAAGCTTTCCGCCTAAAATAAGATAAGCAGGCATTGTGAAAGCGACTCCGCCAGCCACCATTGATCCAGCACTCATAATTGTATGTGTAATTGTAATCTCTTTATTATTAGCCTTTTTAAAGAAATTTAGAGTCATCATAGATAAAAGTGTAACCATTATTGTAGGCCATGGTAATGCTCCAAATTTCAGCACGATGTAAAAGGAACTTGCAGATACTAGGACTGCTCCGATAATTCCTGTAAAAATTGCTGAAAATGTTATATTTATTTCATTATTTTTAGTTCTAGTTCTTGTTTTTTTTGTTTTTGCCATTAAGTTTCCTCCTGTAGTATTTGTTAAAATTTTACTTCATTTTTGGGTTATTTGTCAATTAAATTTTAGAAATAGCGATAGACTGAAAAAAGTAGTATAATAAAATAAAAAATAGAGAAATTGTTCAAAATTTTTAACGAATATTTCTTTTTAAATTTTTATTTAAAGGAAAATATAATAAATTTTTGAATTTGTTATTAAAATATATGGTAAATTATGCTATAATGTGAAAATATAGAGATAAATAAAAAAATAGAATAAAAAATAATTTTTAGGAAAAGGAGAATTAATAAATGTTATTAGAATTAAGAGAACTTCAAAAAAATACGAAGGAGTATCTAGGTAAAGAAATTGAAATTAATGGATGGGTAAAAAAAATTAGAAGCCAAAAGAACTTCGGATTTATCGAACTGAATGATGGAACTTTCTTTACTGGAATACAAGTTGTATTTGATGAAGAATTGGAAAATTTTGAGGAAATTTCTAAACTTACAATTTCTACTTCTGTTAAAGTTACAGGAATTGTAGTTGAATCATTAGGAAAGGGACAAGCTTACGAAATTAAAGCAACAAAAATTTCTGTTTACCAAAAAGCTGATTCAAATTATCCATTGCAAAATAAAAGACATAGTTTTGAATTTTTGAGAACAATTGCACATTTACGTCCTAGAACTAATGCTTTTTTTGCAACATTCAGAGTGCGTTCAATTTTATCTTATGCAATTCATAAATTTTTTCAGGAAAAAAACTTCGTGTACGTTCAAACGCCTATAATTACTGGAAGTGATGCTGAAGGTGCTGGAGAAATGTTTAGACTTACAACACTTGATATAAACAATGTTCCGAAAACTGAAAATGGAAGTATTGACTTTAAGCAGGAT
Above is a genomic segment from Leptotrichia hongkongensis containing:
- a CDS encoding type III pantothenate kinase, which gives rise to MILGFDIGNTHIIPIFYNENGDILATFRIPTHLEFTEDTLFVMLKEFAKNSNLEISNIKNIVVSSVVPNINENFTRLGKKYFNINPMFVTLDNVENEIKILPNMERGLGADRIVDILATKKLYPEKELLIIDFGTATTFDMIKDSTYMGGCILPGITLSINALFSNTAALPKIEFTNPETVLGINTISQINAGIFYGNVGAIKELILQYKNSFPNAYVIATGGQGQKISEYIEEIDEYVAKLGEMGIFEFYKLQRGEKDESKS
- a CDS encoding OPT/YSL family transporter, yielding MAKTKKTRTRTKNNEINITFSAIFTGIIGAVLVSASSFYIVLKFGALPWPTIMVTLLSMMTLNFFKKANNKEITITHTIMSAGSMVAGGVAFTMPAYLILGGKLTDINQQLLFLTILIGSIAGAFLSYIFRTKLIEEEKLEFPIGEAAYNLVNSGKNTGSIRYVGFGTLFSSIVALLRDFNFSKGKAPIIPALVSLKNVPFSFYVSPLLVGIGYVLGFLNTFVWFLGGAAVIFVGEPLAKMFKIADFPIMKNSFGMGFMIGIGIAVILKIIFSNKSKNNSENRSIITKLFILSAVSIIVIIFIYKLPIFLALVLVLISILCTIIAGYSTGKTGVNPMEIYAIITILVISFLNKMLNGLNIGGIKFSTNLNTLTLFLLACIIAVACGLSGDILNDFKSGYKMKVNPSEQLFGELIGSIASSFVITFLFFVFFRVYKTIGPVENTDLIALQASIVATVINGIPFLNIFFIGLVTGLLLSLLNLPVLTFGIGIYVPFYLTSTVFSGGLASFFGNRISQKSHSNLLLISNGLMSGEAIIGVILSIVAYIKLFVK